Proteins from one Setaria italica strain Yugu1 chromosome V, Setaria_italica_v2.0, whole genome shotgun sequence genomic window:
- the LOC101759219 gene encoding BTB/POZ domain-containing protein At5g03250 has protein sequence MATMKLGSKPEIFVLEDLTWRCTTELESDVVVEVGEMSFYLHKFPLLSRSGVLQRMISEYQPPSDGGGMCTLQLDDIPGGAKAFELAAKFCYDVKIELNALNVVCLRCAAEYLRMTDDYAEGNLITQAESFLADVLANWKDSIKALETCEGVLPTAEDLHLVSRCITALASKACASDTAAPLLRNASVDKDALWNGIRSGDTASSAAAASGMDWWYEDVSFLSLPMFKRLIQAMEAKGMRPESIAGAIMFYAGRFLPGLKRNTSFSNALASYGADGGGGGGGMSSRNITPRAASVSAPSEGDQRYFLEEIVALLPTKKGVASTKFLLGMLRTAMLLHASPLCRENLERRIGAQLEDASLDDLLVPNLGYHVETLYDIDCVQRILDYFMSSTDGIGTGYTSPALAEDGGGSLGVPHGGTPSTSLSPITMVAKLMDGYLAEVAPDTNLKLPKFQALAAVVPDYARPVDDGIYRAIDIYLKSHPWLSESEREQLCRLMNCQKLSLEACTHAAQNERLPLRVVVQVLFFEQLRLRTSIAGWFFVSENAAGGDGARPHPGGAIVPKGATAAVAASAQVEVDSDAEDDAPEGKETITDVKERVSELEKECKSMKQEIRRLGKPRRSWSLLTRKCGFGAKVQQAQPAMSGK, from the exons ATGGCGACCATGAAGCTGGGTTCCAAGCCGGAGATCTTCGTCCTCGAAGACCTCACATG GAGATGCACTACCGAGCTTGAGAGTGATGTTGTTGTCGAAGTAGGAGAGATGTCCTTCTACCTCCACAAG TTCCCGCTGCTGAGCCGGAGCGGCGTGCTGCAGCGGATGATCAGCGAGTACCAGCCCCcgtccgacggcggcggcatgtGCACGCTGCAGCTGGACGACATCCCCGGCGGCGCCAAGGCGTTCGAGCTGGCGGCCAAGTTCTGCTACGACGTCAAGATCGAGCTCAACGCGCTGAACGTGGTGTGCCTCCGCTGCGCCGCCGAGTACCTGCGCATGACGGACGACTACGCCGAGGGCAACCTCATCACGCAGGCCGAGTCGTTCCTCGCCGACGTGCTCGCCAACTGGAAGGACTCCATCAAGGCGCTGGAGACCTGCGAGGGCGTCCTCCCCACCGCCGAGGACCTGCACCTCGTGTCCCGCTGCATCACCGCGCTCGCCTCCAAGGCCTGCGCGTCCGacaccgccgcgccgctgctcaGGAACGCCAGCGTCGACAAGGATGCGCTCTGGAATGGCATCCGGTCGGGCGACacggcgtcctcggcggcggcggcgtccgggaTGGACTGGTGGTACGAGGACGTGTCTTTCCTCAGCCTGCCCATGTTCAAGCGCCTGATCCAGGCGATGGAGGCCAAGGGCATGCGCCCCGAGAGCATCGCCGGCGCCATCATGTTCTACGCGGGGCGGTTCCTGCCGGGGCTCAAGCGCAACACCAGCTTCAGCAACGCGCTGGCCAGCTacggcgccgacggcggcggcggcggcggcggcatgagcAGCCGGAACATCACCCCGCGCGCCGCGAGCGTGTCGGCGCCGTCGGAGGGCGACCAGAGGTACTTCCTGGAGGAGATCGTGGCGCTGCTGCCGACGAAGAAGGGCGTGGCGTCCACCAAGTTCCTGCTCGGGATGCTGCGCACGGCGATGCTCCTCCACGCCAGCCCGCTGTGCCGGGAGAACCTGGAGCGCCGCATCGGCGCGCAGCTCGAGGACGCGTCGCTGGACGACCTGCTCGTGCCCAACCTCGGCTACCACGTCGAGACGCTCTACGACATCGACTGCGTGCAGCGGATCCTGGACTACTTTATGTCGTCGACGGACGGGATCGGGACGGGGTACACGTCGCCGGCGCtggcggaggacggcggcggcagcctcggCGTGCCCCACGGCGGGACGCCGTCGACGTCGCTGTCGCCGATCACCATGGTGGCCAAGCTCATGGACGGGTACCTCGCGGAGGTGGCGCCGGACACCAACCTGAAGCTGCCCAAGTTCCAGGCGCTCGCCGCCGTGGTGCCTGACTACGCGCGCCCCGTCGACGACGGCATCTACCGCGCCATCGACATATACCTCAAG TCGCACCCGTGGCTGTCGGAGTCGGAGCGGGAGCAGCTGTGCCGGCTGATGAACTGCCAGAAGCTGTCGCTGGAGGCGTGCACGCACGCGGCGCAGAACGAGAGGCTGCCGCTgcgggtggtggtgcaggtgctCTTCTTCGAGCAGCTCCGCCTGCGCACGTCCATCGCCGGGTGGTTCTTCGTGTCCGAGAACGCGGCGGGGGGCGACGGCGCGCGGCCGCACCCTGGCGGCGCCATCGTCCCCaagggcgccaccgccgccgtcgcagccAGCGCGCAAGTGGAGGTGGACAGCGACGCGGAGGACGACGCGCCCGAGGGTAAGGAGACCATCACCGACGTGAAGGAGCGGGTATCGGAGCTGGAGAAGGAGTGCAAGAGCATGAAGCAGGAGATCCGGAGGCTCGGGAAGCCCCGGAGGTCGTGGAGCCTGCTCACCAGGAAGTGCGGCTTCGGGGCCAAGGTGCAACAAGCGCAGCCAGCCATGAGCGGCAAATAG
- the LOC101759628 gene encoding protein ULTRAPETALA 1, which yields MAAANGGAGAALFSEEELREVSGVRRGEDFVEMTCGCTSHRYGDAVGRLRVFASGDLEVSCECTPGCHEDKLTPAAFEKHSGKETAGKWRNTIWVMVQGEKVPLSKTALLKYYYLAHKSGNGSHKGRNGRPSHRDEFIRCTKCGKERRFRLRSKEECRVYHDALAKINWTCTDLTTDRVTCDDEEERASRKVLRGCSRATSCSGCMKCVCFGCETCRFKDCDCQTCVDFYRNSKE from the exons atggcggcggcgaacggAGGTGCCGGCGCGGCGCTCTTTAGCGAGGAGGAGCTGCGGGAGGTGAGCGGGGTGCGCCGGGGGGAGGACTTCGTGGAGATGACGTGCGGATGTACCAGCCACCGCTACGGCGACGccgtcggccgcctccgcgTCTTCGCCTCCGGCGACCTGGAGGTCAGCTGCGAGTGCACGCCCGGCTGCCACGAAG ATAAGTTGACACCTGCTGCCTTTGAGAAGCACTCTGGAAAGGAGACTGCTGGAAAGTGGAGGAACACTATCTGGGTCATGGTTCAAGGAGAAAAAGTGCCACTGTCAAAGACAGCTCTGCTCAAGTACTACTATTTGGCCCACAAATCTGGCAATGGTTCTCACAAAGGTCGTAATGGACGTCCATCTCACCGCGATGAGTTCATCCGCTGCACAAAATGTGGCAAGGAGAGGAGATTTCGGCTCCGGTCAAAAGAAGAGTGCCGTGTGTACCATGATGCTCTTGCCAAAATCAACTGGACATGCACAGATTTGACAACTGATAG GGTCACCtgtgacgacgaggaggagcgagCAAGCCGCAAGGTGCTGAGGGGCTGCTCCCGCGCCACCTCCTGCAGCGGCTGCATGAAGTGCGTCTGCTTCGGGTGCGAGACCTGCCGCTTCAAGGACTGCGACTGCCAGACCTGCGTCGACTTCTACCGCAACTCAAAGGAATGA
- the LOC101760030 gene encoding vacuolar protein sorting-associated protein 28 homolog 1, translating to MEVKLWNDKRERELLESYADLYAIIKATEKLERAYVRDLVSAADYEAECLKLISQFNSLSSSLAGAVTVPRFVQAYRLDCPAALNRLLQSGVPATVELRAASSSSAPAATAASAASIAHCVQTFITAMDAVKLNMLANDQVRPLLQDVSTSMARLGPLLPPDFEGKVKVNEWLSKLHKMGAADELTEQQARQLNFDLDSAYSAFLAALPAGM from the coding sequence atggAGGTGAAGCTGTGGAACGACaagcgggagcgggagctccTGGAGAGCTACGCGGACCTGTACGCGATCATCAAGGCGACGGAGAAGCTGGAGCGGGCCTACGTCCGCGACCTCGTCTCCGCCGCCGACTACGAGGCGGAGTGCCTCAAGCTCATCTCCCAGttcaactccctctcctcctcgctcgccggcgccgtcaccGTCCCGCGCTTCGTCCAGGCGTACCGCCTCGACTGCCCCGCCGCGCTCAACCGCCTCCTCCAGTCGGGCGTCCCGGCCACCGTCGAGCTCCGCGCCGCAtcgtcgtcctcggcgccggccgccaccgccgcatccgccgcctccatcgcgcaCTGCGTCCAGACCTTCATCACCGCCATGGACGCCGTCAAGCTCAACATGCTCGCCAACGACCAGGTCCGCCCGCTGCTGCAGGACGTCTCCACCTCCATGGCCAGGCTCGGCCCCCTGCTGCCGCCCGACTTCGAGGGGAAGGTCAAGGTGAACGAGTGGCTCAGCAAGCTGCATAAAATGGGCGCCGCGGATGAGCTCACCGAGCAGCAGGCTAGGCAGCTCAACTTCGACCTCGACTCGGCGTACAGTGCCTTCTTGGCTGCGCTGCCTGCTGGCATGTGA
- the LOC101760430 gene encoding putative disease resistance RPP13-like protein 1, translating into MAGVALAGSRWVASPIVNKLLADASTYLGVDMARKLHELETTVLPQLDLLIETAEKSPHGDKLKAWLHQLKEAFYEAEDLLDEHEYNLVKRKVKSGEEPAREADAPTIKTSIMKPLRAATSRARNLLPENRKLIRKLSELKATLAKAEDFRQLLGLPASNSTGTSAAAIAIVPPATSLNPPKVFGRDKDRDSIIDLLTKKTANDCSGRFLGWPLLHTEVRENPPWRNLFTMTRGHKNILMPGCGSASQANLMSIITLN; encoded by the coding sequence ATGGCGGGCGTGGCGCTGGCCGGCTCACGGTGGGTGGCATCGCCAATCGTCAACAAGCTGCTCGCTGACGCTTCAACCTATCTGGGAGTGGACATGGCGCGTAAGCTCCACGAATTGGAGACCACCGTCCTGCCACAACTTGACCTGCTGATTGAAACGGCCGAGAAGAGCCCCCATGGGGACAAGCTGAAGGCATGGCTGCACCAGCTCAAAGAAGCATTCTATGAGGCCGAAGACCTGCTTGATGAGCACGAGTACAACCTCGTCAAGCGCAAAGTGAAGAGCGGCGAGGAGCCCGCACGGGAAGCGGATGCCCCCACCATTAAAACAAGTATTATGAAGCCTCTTCGTGCTGCGACGAGCAGGGCACGCAACCTGCTTCCTGAGAACAGGAAGCTAATTCGCAAGCTGAGTGAACTGAAGGCCACCCTGGCAAAAGCCGAGGACTTCCGTCAACTTCTGGGCTTACCAGCCAGCAACAGCACAGGGACATCTGCTGCAGCAATAGCTATTGTTCCTCCGGCAACATCACTAAACCCGCCAAAAGTGTTTGGGCGCGACAAGGATCGCGACAGCATAATAGATCTTCTCACCAAGAAGACTGCCAACGATTGCTCAGGTAGATTCTTAGGTTGGCCATTGTTGCACACGGAGGTGCGGGAAAATCCACCTTGGCGCAACTTGTTTACAATGACAAGAGGACACAAGAATATTTTGATGCCAGGATGTGGGTCTGCATCTCAGGCAAACTTGATGTCCATCATCACACtcaattag